The Brassica oleracea var. oleracea cultivar TO1000 chromosome C6, BOL, whole genome shotgun sequence genome includes a region encoding these proteins:
- the LOC106300630 gene encoding serine/arginine-rich splicing factor RS2Z32 isoform X1, producing MPRFDDRYGNTRLYVGRLSSRTRSRDLERLFSRYGRVRDVDMKRDYAFVEFSDPRDADDARHYLDGRDFDGSRITVEASRGAPRGSRDSRDNGSRGPPPGSGRCFNCGVDGHWARDCTAGDWKNKCYRCGERGHIERNCKNSPSPKKARGGGSYSRSPVKSRSPRRRRSPSRSRSYSRGRSYSRSRSPVRRERSVEDRSLSPKAMERSVSPRGKDQSMSPERRVVDASPKREKQEGSDYEGSPKENGNGKSSVSPIVGGEESPAGLDRSPIDDEPELNRSSPKGSESP from the exons ATGCCTCGCTTTGATGATCGATATGGAAACACTCGCCTTTACGTTGGTCGCTTGTCATCTAGAACTCGTTCCAGAGACCTTGAGCGTCTTTTCAGCAGATACGGAAG AGTACGAGATGTTGATATGAAGCGCGATTACGCCTTTGTT GAATTTAGTGATCCTCGTGATGCTGATGATGCTAGACACTACCTTGATGGACGAGACTTCGATGGAAGTCGCATCACTGTGGAGGCTTCCAGAGGG GCACCTCGTGGTTCTCGGGACTCTCGGGATAATGGTAGTAGAGGTCCACCTCCTGGTTCTGGGCGCTGTTTTAACTGCGGTGTCGATGGTCATTGGGCTCGGGACTGCACAGCTGGAGACTGGAAGAACAAATGTTACCGCTGTGGTGAAAGAGGACACATTGAGAGAAACTGCAAGAACAGTCCTAGTCCTAAGAAGGCCAG GGGTGGTGGAAGCTACTCCAGGTCACCAGTTAAATCACGCTCCCCTCGCCGCAGAAGAAGCCCTAGCCGTAGCCGTAGTTACAGCCGTGGTCGTAGCTACAG CCGATCACGGTCGCCAGTGAGAAGAGAGAGAAGCGTGGAGGATAGATCACTCAGTCCTAAGGCAATGGAGCGATCTGTATCTCCCAGAGGCAAAGACCAAAGCATGAGTCCAGAGCGAAGGGTCGTAGATGCAAGCCCAAAACGGGAAAAGCAAGAAGGATCAGACTATGAAGGTAGCCCAAAAGAGAATGGTAATGGGAAGAGCTCTGTGAGTCCCATTGTGGGAGGTGAAGAAAGTCCTGCTGGACTAGACAGGAGTCCCATTGATGATGAGCCTGAGCTTAACCGTTCTTCCCCTAAAGGCAGCGAGTCACCTTGA
- the LOC106300630 gene encoding serine/arginine-rich splicing factor RS2Z32 isoform X2, which produces MKRDYAFVEFSDPRDADDARHYLDGRDFDGSRITVEASRGAPRGSRDSRDNGSRGPPPGSGRCFNCGVDGHWARDCTAGDWKNKCYRCGERGHIERNCKNSPSPKKARGGGSYSRSPVKSRSPRRRRSPSRSRSYSRGRSYSRSRSPVRRERSVEDRSLSPKAMERSVSPRGKDQSMSPERRVVDASPKREKQEGSDYEGSPKENGNGKSSVSPIVGGEESPAGLDRSPIDDEPELNRSSPKGSESP; this is translated from the exons ATGAAGCGCGATTACGCCTTTGTT GAATTTAGTGATCCTCGTGATGCTGATGATGCTAGACACTACCTTGATGGACGAGACTTCGATGGAAGTCGCATCACTGTGGAGGCTTCCAGAGGG GCACCTCGTGGTTCTCGGGACTCTCGGGATAATGGTAGTAGAGGTCCACCTCCTGGTTCTGGGCGCTGTTTTAACTGCGGTGTCGATGGTCATTGGGCTCGGGACTGCACAGCTGGAGACTGGAAGAACAAATGTTACCGCTGTGGTGAAAGAGGACACATTGAGAGAAACTGCAAGAACAGTCCTAGTCCTAAGAAGGCCAG GGGTGGTGGAAGCTACTCCAGGTCACCAGTTAAATCACGCTCCCCTCGCCGCAGAAGAAGCCCTAGCCGTAGCCGTAGTTACAGCCGTGGTCGTAGCTACAG CCGATCACGGTCGCCAGTGAGAAGAGAGAGAAGCGTGGAGGATAGATCACTCAGTCCTAAGGCAATGGAGCGATCTGTATCTCCCAGAGGCAAAGACCAAAGCATGAGTCCAGAGCGAAGGGTCGTAGATGCAAGCCCAAAACGGGAAAAGCAAGAAGGATCAGACTATGAAGGTAGCCCAAAAGAGAATGGTAATGGGAAGAGCTCTGTGAGTCCCATTGTGGGAGGTGAAGAAAGTCCTGCTGGACTAGACAGGAGTCCCATTGATGATGAGCCTGAGCTTAACCGTTCTTCCCCTAAAGGCAGCGAGTCACCTTGA